One segment of Bacteroides caecimuris DNA contains the following:
- a CDS encoding SDR family oxidoreductase gives MSEMKWAIITGADGGMGTEITRAVAKAGYRIIMACYHPKKTEVVRERLSKETGNPDLEVMALDLSSMQSVISFVSRISERNLPIALLMNNAGTMETGFHTTSEGFERTVSVNYIGPYLLTRKLIPLMVRGARIVNMVSCTYAIGKLDFPDFFHRGKTGTFWRISVYSNTKLALLLFTFELSEQLREKGITVNAADPGIVSTDIITMHKWFDPLTDIFFRPFIRKPKKGASTAIGLLLDEKEAGVTGQLYVNNHRKNLSDKYTNHVQKEQLWEVTERALASWLK, from the coding sequence ATGAGTGAAATGAAATGGGCAATCATCACCGGTGCGGACGGAGGGATGGGAACAGAAATAACACGTGCCGTAGCCAAAGCCGGTTATCGAATCATTATGGCTTGTTATCATCCGAAGAAAACGGAGGTTGTTCGTGAACGTTTGAGCAAGGAAACCGGAAACCCGGATTTGGAGGTTATGGCTCTTGACTTATCTTCCATGCAATCCGTGATTTCTTTTGTCAGCCGGATCTCAGAGAGGAACCTTCCTATCGCTTTGTTGATGAATAATGCCGGAACAATGGAGACAGGCTTTCATACTACTTCCGAAGGATTCGAACGAACAGTAAGTGTGAACTATATAGGACCTTATCTGCTTACCCGGAAATTAATTCCACTGATGGTGCGTGGAGCGCGTATCGTAAATATGGTTTCCTGTACATACGCAATCGGCAAGCTCGACTTCCCAGATTTCTTTCATAGGGGGAAAACGGGAACGTTTTGGAGAATATCTGTTTACAGCAACACGAAGCTGGCTTTATTGTTGTTCACTTTCGAACTTTCCGAACAACTTCGGGAGAAGGGGATTACCGTCAATGCTGCCGACCCGGGAATTGTTTCTACTGATATCATCACTATGCACAAGTGGTTCGATCCGTTGACGGATATTTTTTTCCGTCCTTTTATCCGTAAACCCAAGAAAGGGGCTTCTACGGCAATCGGTTTACTGTTGGACGAGAAGGAAGCCGGTGTGACAGGACAACTGTATGTCAATAACCACCGGAAAAATTTGTCTGATAAATACACGAATCATGTGCAGAAAGAGCAGTTGTGGGAGGTAACGGAACGTGCGTTGGCGAGTTGGCTGAAGTAG
- a CDS encoding NADH:flavin oxidoreductase: MESKLFSPVTFGPLTLRNRTIRSAAFESMCPENTPTQMLLDYHRSVAAGGVGMTTVAYAAVTQSGLSFDRQLWLRPSIIPRLQELTKAVHDEGAAVGIQIGHCGNMSHKNICGVTPISASSGFNLYSPTFVRGMEKEELPEMAKAYGNAVNLARKAGFDAVEVHAGHGYLISQFLSPYTNRRKDEYGGSLENRMRFMDMVMEEVMKAAGNDMAVFVKMNMRDGFKGGMEIDESIQVAKRLLELGAHGLVLSGGFVSKAPMYVMRGAMPIRSMSYYMNCWWLKYGVRMFGKWMIPSVPFKEAYFLEDALKFRAALPDAPLIYVGGLVSRQKIDEVLNSGFDAVQMARALLNEPGFVNRMKQEEQARCNCGHSNYCIGRMYTIEMACHQHLKEQLPSSLQKEIDKLEKK; the protein is encoded by the coding sequence ATGGAATCTAAACTTTTTAGCCCGGTCACCTTTGGCCCTTTGACGCTGCGGAATCGAACGATCCGTTCGGCAGCTTTTGAGAGCATGTGTCCGGAGAATACTCCCACGCAAATGTTGCTGGATTACCATCGGTCGGTAGCTGCAGGGGGAGTAGGTATGACAACAGTGGCTTATGCCGCCGTGACACAAAGCGGACTTTCTTTCGACCGTCAGTTGTGGTTGCGTCCGTCCATTATTCCCCGTTTACAAGAACTGACAAAAGCTGTGCACGATGAAGGTGCCGCAGTAGGTATACAAATCGGGCATTGTGGAAATATGTCCCATAAAAATATATGTGGTGTCACTCCTATATCCGCATCTTCAGGCTTCAACCTCTATTCTCCTACGTTTGTGCGTGGAATGGAAAAAGAGGAGCTTCCGGAAATGGCGAAAGCGTATGGAAATGCAGTCAATCTGGCGAGGAAAGCCGGGTTTGACGCCGTTGAAGTACATGCGGGGCACGGCTATTTGATTAGTCAATTCCTGTCTCCCTACACCAATCGCCGGAAAGATGAATATGGCGGTTCGCTCGAAAACCGGATGCGTTTTATGGATATGGTGATGGAAGAAGTGATGAAAGCGGCAGGCAATGATATGGCTGTTTTCGTCAAAATGAATATGCGCGACGGCTTCAAAGGAGGAATGGAGATTGACGAATCCATACAAGTGGCCAAACGTCTGTTGGAACTTGGCGCTCATGGATTGGTGTTGAGTGGTGGTTTTGTCAGCAAAGCACCCATGTATGTAATGAGGGGTGCCATGCCGATTCGTTCGATGTCTTACTATATGAATTGTTGGTGGCTGAAATACGGAGTCCGTATGTTTGGCAAATGGATGATACCCTCTGTACCCTTCAAAGAGGCCTATTTCCTTGAAGATGCACTGAAATTCCGTGCGGCTCTTCCGGATGCGCCGTTGATTTATGTCGGTGGTCTTGTTTCCCGTCAGAAAATAGATGAAGTGCTCAATTCCGGTTTTGATGCCGTGCAGATGGCGAGAGCTTTGCTCAACGAACCGGGATTCGTGAACCGGATGAAGCAGGAAGAACAAGCACGCTGCAACTGTGGACACAGTAATTATTGTATAGGACGTATGTATACGATAGAAATGGCTTGTCATCAACATTTGAAAGAACAATTACCTTCCTCTTTACAAAAGGAGATTGATAAACTGGAGAAAAAATGA
- a CDS encoding aconitate hydratase, with amino-acid sequence MVYDVTMLEAFYAAYKGKVEHVRAILKRPLTLTEKILYAHLYDVADLKDYKRGEDYVNFRPDRVAMQDATAQMALLQFMNAGKDQVAVPSTVHCDHLIQAYKGAKADIATARLTNEEVYDFLRDVSSRYGIGFWKPGAGIIHQVVLENYAFPGGMMVGTDSHTPNAGGLGMVAIGVGGADAVDVMTGMEWELKMPKIIGVRLTGKLSGWTSPKDVILKLAGILTVKGGTNAIIEYFGPGTESLSATGKATICNMGAEVGATTSLFPFDGRMATYLRATGRDCVVDWAESVDADLRADDIVTDEPFNYYDCVIEIDLSELEPYINGPFTPDAATPISKFAEKVLLNGYPRKMEVGLIGSCTNSSYQDLSRAASLAKQVTEKNLSVASPLIVNPGSEQIRATAERDGMIEAFERLGATIMANACGPCIGQWKRQTDDPTRKNSIVTSFNRNFAKRADGNPNTYAFVASPELTMALTIAGDLCFNPLKDRLVNHNGEKMKLSEPVGDELPLKGFEQGNEGYIAPHGAKTEIRVKSDSQRLQLLTPFPAWDGQDLLNMPLLIKAQGKCTTDHISMAGPWLRFRGHLENISDNMLMGAVNAFNGETNRVWNRSTNTYGTVSGTAKMYKSEGIPSIVVAEENYGEGSSREHAAMEPRFLNVRVILAKSFARIHETNLKKQGMLALTFVDKADYDKIQEHDLLSVSGLVHFAPGRNLMIILHHEDGTKESFEVQHTYNVQQIAWFRAGSALNAR; translated from the coding sequence ATGGTATATGATGTGACTATGTTAGAAGCTTTCTACGCTGCTTATAAAGGAAAGGTAGAACACGTACGGGCTATACTGAAACGCCCTTTGACGTTGACCGAAAAGATTTTGTATGCTCACCTGTATGATGTAGCCGATTTGAAAGATTACAAACGAGGAGAGGATTATGTGAATTTCCGTCCCGACCGTGTGGCTATGCAGGATGCAACTGCGCAAATGGCTTTGCTTCAATTTATGAATGCAGGTAAGGATCAGGTGGCTGTGCCTTCAACAGTGCATTGCGATCACTTGATACAGGCGTATAAAGGTGCAAAGGCGGATATTGCTACGGCAAGACTGACCAATGAAGAAGTATACGATTTCCTCCGTGATGTATCTTCCCGTTATGGCATCGGCTTCTGGAAACCGGGAGCAGGAATTATCCATCAGGTAGTGCTCGAAAACTATGCTTTCCCCGGTGGTATGATGGTGGGAACAGACTCTCATACGCCTAATGCTGGCGGACTGGGCATGGTGGCTATCGGTGTCGGTGGCGCGGATGCCGTGGATGTGATGACCGGAATGGAATGGGAGCTGAAAATGCCGAAGATTATCGGTGTCCGTCTGACCGGAAAACTAAGCGGGTGGACTTCTCCGAAAGATGTAATCCTGAAACTGGCAGGCATCCTTACCGTAAAAGGAGGAACGAATGCTATTATCGAATATTTTGGTCCCGGAACCGAATCCCTTTCTGCTACCGGGAAAGCGACCATTTGCAATATGGGTGCCGAAGTTGGAGCTACTACCTCTTTGTTCCCGTTTGACGGGCGCATGGCTACTTATTTGAGAGCTACTGGAAGAGATTGTGTAGTCGATTGGGCAGAATCTGTTGATGCAGACCTTCGTGCAGACGACATTGTGACCGATGAACCGTTCAACTATTACGACTGTGTGATTGAAATTGACTTGTCGGAACTCGAACCTTATATAAACGGACCATTTACACCGGATGCCGCTACCCCTATCTCTAAATTTGCAGAAAAAGTGTTATTGAACGGCTACCCCCGTAAAATGGAGGTGGGCTTGATAGGTTCATGTACCAATTCTTCTTATCAGGATTTGAGCCGTGCAGCTTCTTTGGCAAAGCAGGTGACAGAAAAGAATTTGAGTGTGGCTTCTCCGCTGATTGTTAATCCGGGTTCGGAGCAAATTCGGGCTACTGCCGAAAGAGACGGTATGATTGAAGCTTTTGAACGGCTGGGAGCCACGATTATGGCAAATGCCTGTGGACCTTGTATCGGTCAGTGGAAACGTCAGACGGACGATCCGACACGGAAAAACTCAATCGTTACCTCTTTCAACCGTAATTTTGCCAAACGTGCTGATGGTAATCCCAACACATACGCGTTTGTAGCTTCTCCGGAACTGACGATGGCGTTAACAATAGCCGGTGATCTCTGTTTCAACCCGTTGAAAGACAGACTGGTGAATCATAACGGAGAAAAAATGAAACTCTCCGAACCTGTAGGAGATGAACTCCCCCTGAAAGGTTTTGAACAGGGAAATGAAGGGTATATTGCCCCGCACGGAGCAAAAACGGAAATCAGGGTAAAATCGGATTCCCAACGTCTCCAGCTTCTGACTCCTTTCCCGGCATGGGACGGGCAGGACTTGCTGAACATGCCTTTATTGATTAAAGCACAGGGAAAATGTACTACCGACCATATCTCTATGGCAGGTCCGTGGCTCCGCTTTCGGGGACATTTGGAGAATATTTCCGACAATATGCTGATGGGGGCTGTCAATGCTTTCAATGGTGAAACGAATCGTGTTTGGAATCGTTCGACAAATACTTATGGAACAGTTTCCGGTACGGCAAAGATGTATAAATCCGAAGGTATTCCGTCTATTGTTGTTGCTGAGGAGAATTATGGAGAAGGTTCCAGTCGTGAACATGCGGCCATGGAACCACGTTTCCTCAATGTACGTGTTATTTTGGCTAAGAGTTTTGCCCGTATCCACGAAACGAACCTGAAAAAACAAGGAATGCTTGCTCTTACTTTTGTAGATAAGGCAGACTATGACAAGATTCAGGAACACGATCTTCTATCCGTATCAGGCTTAGTCCATTTCGCACCGGGGCGCAATCTGATGATTATTCTTCATCATGAAGACGGAACGAAAGAAAGTTTCGAAGTGCAACATACATATAATGTACAGCAGATAGCTTGGTTCCGTGCCGGTTCTGCTTTAAATGCAAGATAA
- the icd gene encoding NADP-dependent isocitrate dehydrogenase, with amino-acid sequence MSKITMQTDGTLLVPDVPTVPYIIGDGVGAEVTPAMQAVVDAAIRKAYDGKRRIEWKEVLAGERAFNATGSWLPDETMETFQEYLVGIKGPLTTPVGGGIRSLNVALRQTLDLYVCLRPVRWYQGVQSPVKSPEKVNMCVFRENTEDIYAGIEWEAGTPEAEKFYQFLKDEMGVTKVRFSETSSFGVKPVSREGTERLVRAACQYALDHHLPSVTLVHKGNIMKFTEGGFKKWGYELAQREFADALADGRLVIKDCIADAFLQNTLLIPEEYSVIATLNLNGDYVSDQLAAMVGGIGIAPGANINYRTGHAIFEATHGTAPNIAGKNVVNPCSIILSAVMMLEYFNWKEAAALIEKALEQSFLDARATHDLARFMPNGTSLSTSAFTREIVERIEK; translated from the coding sequence ATGAGTAAGATAACCATGCAAACAGATGGTACGTTGCTGGTGCCCGATGTGCCTACCGTACCTTATATTATTGGCGATGGAGTAGGAGCCGAAGTGACTCCTGCTATGCAAGCCGTAGTGGACGCAGCTATCCGGAAAGCCTACGACGGCAAACGTCGTATTGAATGGAAAGAAGTGTTGGCAGGAGAACGTGCTTTCAACGCGACTGGTTCCTGGTTGCCGGATGAAACAATGGAAACCTTTCAGGAATACCTGGTAGGAATCAAAGGTCCGTTGACAACTCCTGTCGGAGGTGGAATCCGTTCGTTGAACGTAGCATTGCGTCAGACACTTGATTTATACGTCTGTCTTCGTCCGGTTCGTTGGTATCAGGGAGTACAGTCGCCTGTCAAATCACCGGAGAAAGTGAATATGTGTGTGTTCCGTGAAAATACGGAAGATATTTATGCAGGTATCGAATGGGAAGCCGGAACTCCGGAAGCAGAAAAGTTCTATCAATTCCTGAAAGACGAAATGGGCGTGACAAAAGTCCGTTTCTCGGAAACCTCTTCTTTTGGTGTGAAACCTGTATCACGTGAGGGTACGGAGCGTCTTGTACGTGCTGCTTGCCAGTATGCGCTCGACCATCATTTGCCATCCGTAACGCTGGTGCATAAAGGGAATATCATGAAGTTTACCGAAGGTGGTTTCAAAAAATGGGGCTACGAACTGGCGCAACGTGAGTTTGCCGATGCTTTGGCAGATGGCAGACTGGTGATAAAAGATTGCATTGCGGATGCTTTCTTGCAAAATACACTCTTGATTCCCGAAGAATATTCCGTGATAGCCACCTTAAACCTCAACGGAGACTACGTTTCCGACCAACTGGCGGCTATGGTAGGCGGTATCGGCATCGCTCCGGGAGCAAATATCAACTACCGGACAGGTCATGCCATCTTTGAAGCGACTCATGGAACAGCCCCCAATATTGCGGGAAAAAATGTGGTGAACCCTTGCTCTATTATCCTTTCGGCAGTAATGATGCTCGAATATTTTAACTGGAAAGAAGCGGCTGCTCTGATAGAGAAAGCCTTGGAACAAAGCTTTCTGGATGCTCGCGCTACACACGATTTAGCCCGTTTTATGCCGAATGGAACCTCCCTTTCTACTTCCGCTTTCACTCGTGAGATCGTGGAAAGAATTGAAAAATAG
- a CDS encoding citrate/2-methylcitrate synthase — MKKEYLIYKLSEDMKEATRIDNELFPKFDVKRGLRNEDGTGVLVGLTRIGNVVGYERVPGGGLKPIPGKLFYRGYDVEDISHAIIKEKRFGFEEVAYLLLSGRLPDKEELLSFRELINDNMPLEQKTKMNIIELEGNNIMNILSRSVLEMYRFDANADDTSRDNLMRQSIELISKFPTIIAYAYNMLRHATFGRSLHIRHPQEKLSIAENFLYMLKKDYTELDARTLDLLLILQAEHGGGNNSTFTVRVTSSTGTDTYSAIAAGIGSLKGPLHGGANIQVADMFHHLKENIKDWTSVDEIDTYFTRMLNKEVYNKTGLIYGIGHAVYTISDPRALLLKELARDLAREKGRENEFAFLELLEERAIATFGRVKNNGKTVSSNIDFYSGFVYEMIGLPQEIFTPLFAMARIVGWCAHRNEELTFDGKRIIRPAYKNVLDDLAYIPIKKR; from the coding sequence ATGAAAAAAGAGTATTTGATTTACAAGCTTTCCGAGGATATGAAAGAAGCTACCCGGATTGATAATGAATTGTTCCCGAAATTTGATGTGAAGCGCGGATTGCGTAATGAAGACGGCACAGGTGTATTGGTAGGTTTAACTAGAATCGGTAATGTAGTAGGGTATGAACGTGTGCCGGGCGGTGGGTTGAAACCCATACCGGGAAAACTGTTCTATCGCGGTTATGATGTAGAAGATATTTCTCACGCTATAATCAAAGAGAAACGCTTTGGCTTCGAAGAAGTGGCTTACCTATTGCTTTCCGGACGTCTGCCGGATAAAGAAGAATTGCTTTCTTTCCGTGAGTTGATTAACGACAACATGCCGTTGGAACAGAAAACGAAAATGAACATCATCGAGTTGGAAGGAAACAACATCATGAATATTCTTTCACGCAGCGTACTCGAAATGTATCGTTTTGACGCGAATGCGGATGATACTTCCCGGGATAACCTGATGCGTCAGAGTATTGAACTGATTTCAAAGTTCCCTACTATCATCGCTTATGCTTATAATATGCTTCGTCATGCTACTTTCGGACGTTCTCTGCATATCCGCCATCCGCAGGAAAAGCTCTCTATTGCCGAAAACTTCCTGTACATGCTGAAAAAAGACTATACCGAACTGGATGCACGCACCCTCGATTTGTTATTGATTCTTCAGGCAGAGCATGGTGGTGGTAACAACTCCACCTTCACCGTCCGCGTCACTTCTTCTACCGGAACAGATACTTATTCGGCCATTGCCGCAGGTATCGGTTCGCTGAAAGGCCCGCTTCACGGAGGTGCCAATATTCAGGTTGCCGACATGTTCCACCATCTGAAAGAAAATATCAAAGACTGGACAAGTGTAGATGAAATAGACACTTACTTCACCCGAATGTTGAACAAAGAAGTGTATAACAAGACCGGACTGATTTATGGTATCGGACATGCCGTTTATACCATCTCCGACCCTCGTGCTCTTCTATTGAAAGAACTGGCTCGCGACCTTGCCCGTGAAAAAGGCAGAGAAAACGAATTTGCTTTCCTCGAACTGCTGGAAGAACGTGCCATCGCTACTTTCGGACGGGTTAAAAACAACGGAAAGACTGTCTCCAGTAACATCGACTTCTACTCGGGCTTCGTGTATGAAATGATCGGTTTGCCGCAGGAAATCTTCACTCCGCTGTTTGCCATGGCACGTATCGTAGGCTGGTGTGCACACCGCAATGAAGAATTGACCTTCGACGGTAAACGGATTATCCGCCCGGCTTATAAAAATGTACTTGATGATTTGGCTTATATCCCCATCAAGAAACGCTGA
- a CDS encoding DUF1295 domain-containing protein codes for MNINTFNLFLGVMSLIALFVFIALYFVKAGYGIFRTASWGVAISNKLAWILMEAPVFVVMCVMWIYSERRFEPVIFTFFLFFQIHYFQRAFIFPLLLKGKSKMPLAIMSMGVLFNLLNGYMQGKWIFYLAPETMYQADWFTSPWFIIGTLLFFAGMLLNWHSDYIIRHLRKPGDTRHYLPQKGMYRYVTSANYFGEIVEWAGWAILTCSLSGLVFLWWTIANLVPRANAIWCRYREEFGDAVGERKRVFPFLY; via the coding sequence ATGAATATAAATACTTTTAATCTGTTTCTGGGTGTGATGAGCCTGATTGCTTTGTTTGTTTTTATTGCTCTTTACTTTGTGAAAGCCGGATATGGTATTTTCCGCACGGCATCGTGGGGCGTAGCTATCTCCAATAAACTAGCCTGGATATTGATGGAAGCTCCGGTTTTCGTGGTGATGTGTGTGATGTGGATATACTCCGAACGTCGGTTCGAGCCGGTGATTTTCACTTTCTTCCTCTTCTTTCAAATCCACTATTTTCAGCGTGCTTTCATCTTCCCTTTGCTATTGAAAGGGAAAAGTAAGATGCCATTGGCAATCATGTCGATGGGAGTTCTTTTTAATCTGCTGAATGGCTATATGCAAGGAAAATGGATTTTCTATCTTGCTCCCGAAACGATGTATCAAGCCGATTGGTTCACTTCACCGTGGTTTATTATAGGCACACTGCTCTTTTTCGCAGGTATGCTGTTGAACTGGCATTCGGATTATATCATCCGCCATTTGCGCAAACCGGGAGACACCCGGCATTATCTGCCTCAAAAAGGCATGTACCGTTATGTCACTTCCGCCAACTATTTCGGTGAGATAGTAGAATGGGCAGGTTGGGCGATACTCACTTGTTCACTTTCCGGTCTGGTCTTCCTTTGGTGGACGATTGCTAACCTTGTTCCCCGTGCCAACGCTATTTGGTGTCGTTACCGCGAAGAATTCGGAGACGCAGTGGGAGAACGGAAACGAGTGTTCCCTTTCCTTTATTAG
- a CDS encoding TonB-dependent receptor → MSNKCFLVFLAFLFSVSVYSQQGRHRSSLISGRVMSTEKEVVDFATVYLKGTNQGCYTDEKGIYHLKTTAGEYTLVVSAIGYQTVEKKVKLAKGERIKVNVTIAPAVKELGEVLVTTSGVGRVNQSAFNAVAIDAKKLHNSTQTLAGALTKVPGVKLRESGGVGSDMQLYIDGFSGKHVKIFIDGIPQEGAGAAFDLNNVPINFADRIEVYKGVVPVGFGTDAIGGVVNIVTNKQPGNWFMDASYSYGSFNTHQSYVRFGQTFKNGFMYEVNAFQNFSDNDYYVDTYVREFEIKEDGSVRFPPLDKNKIYHLKRFNDQYHNEAVIGKIGLVGKKWADRLALSFNYSHFYKEIQTGVYQDVVFGEKFRQGHSLVPSLEYYKKNLLVKNLDLLLTANYNHNITNNVDTASRAYNWRGDFYEKGSRGEQSYQNSESKNRNWNGTLKMNYHIGQAHTFTFSHVISDFERTSRSIIGASSKFTDFSIPKITRKNVSGLSYRLMPSDRWNVSAFAKYYRQYNKGPVSQNTDGIGNYINLSNTAIALGYGAAGTYFIWKDLQVKFSYEKAFRLPTTDELFGDEDLETGKMNLKPERSDNVNLSFSYNHQFGKHGLYAEAGLIYRDTKDYIKRGLDVFGGTSYGYYENHGHVRTKGYNLSLLYSFSRWFDIGGTFNNIDTRDYEKFLAGSSLQESMHYKVRMPNLPYRYANIHANFYWNDLFVKGNVLSIGYDSYWQHDFPLYWENLGDKDSKNMVPEQFSHNLSLSYTMKNGRYNVSFECRNFTDAQLFDNFSLQKAGRAFYGKFRVFFGK, encoded by the coding sequence ATGAGCAATAAATGTTTTTTGGTTTTTCTGGCATTCTTGTTTTCCGTATCCGTATATTCGCAACAGGGGCGTCACCGTAGTAGTTTGATTTCGGGCAGAGTGATGTCCACAGAAAAAGAAGTGGTGGATTTTGCGACAGTTTATCTGAAAGGAACCAACCAAGGATGCTATACAGATGAAAAAGGGATATATCATTTGAAAACTACAGCAGGCGAATATACACTCGTCGTTTCGGCTATCGGTTATCAAACGGTAGAAAAGAAAGTTAAATTAGCCAAGGGAGAAAGAATAAAAGTAAATGTTACTATTGCGCCGGCGGTAAAAGAACTGGGAGAGGTGCTGGTCACGACATCCGGCGTCGGTCGTGTGAATCAGTCTGCTTTTAATGCGGTAGCCATTGATGCGAAGAAATTGCATAACAGTACGCAGACTTTGGCGGGTGCACTGACTAAAGTGCCCGGTGTGAAACTCCGCGAATCAGGTGGAGTGGGGTCGGATATGCAATTGTATATCGATGGCTTTAGCGGGAAACATGTGAAAATCTTCATTGACGGCATACCACAGGAGGGAGCCGGTGCCGCATTCGATTTGAACAATGTTCCCATTAATTTTGCCGACCGTATAGAAGTCTATAAAGGAGTGGTTCCTGTAGGATTCGGCACCGATGCCATTGGGGGAGTGGTTAATATTGTCACCAACAAACAACCCGGAAACTGGTTTATGGATGCTTCCTATTCTTACGGATCGTTTAATACTCATCAATCATACGTGCGCTTCGGACAAACGTTTAAGAATGGTTTCATGTATGAGGTCAATGCTTTTCAAAACTTTTCGGATAATGATTATTATGTAGACACTTATGTGCGCGAATTTGAGATTAAAGAGGATGGAAGCGTACGTTTCCCGCCCCTTGACAAAAATAAGATTTATCATCTGAAACGTTTTAATGACCAGTATCATAATGAAGCCGTGATTGGAAAAATCGGCCTGGTAGGAAAGAAATGGGCAGACCGTCTGGCGTTGAGCTTCAATTATTCTCATTTCTATAAAGAGATACAAACAGGCGTTTATCAAGATGTCGTGTTCGGTGAAAAATTCCGCCAAGGACATTCGTTGGTCCCTTCTTTAGAATATTATAAAAAGAACTTACTGGTGAAAAACCTGGATTTGCTGTTGACTGCCAATTACAATCATAATATCACCAACAATGTCGATACCGCTTCGCGGGCTTACAACTGGCGTGGAGATTTTTATGAAAAAGGTAGCCGGGGAGAACAGTCTTACCAGAACAGTGAATCTAAAAATAGAAACTGGAATGGGACGCTGAAGATGAATTATCATATCGGACAGGCACATACATTTACTTTCAGTCATGTAATCAGTGATTTTGAACGTACGAGCCGTTCTATCATTGGTGCTTCTTCCAAATTCACAGACTTTTCTATTCCTAAAATCACACGTAAAAACGTCAGCGGACTTTCTTACCGTCTGATGCCGTCGGACAGATGGAATGTGTCGGCATTTGCCAAATATTACCGGCAATACAACAAGGGACCGGTATCGCAGAATACGGATGGAATAGGCAATTATATCAATCTGTCCAATACGGCAATCGCTCTTGGATATGGAGCGGCAGGTACCTATTTTATATGGAAAGATCTTCAGGTGAAATTTTCGTACGAAAAAGCCTTCCGCCTACCGACCACGGACGAACTCTTTGGAGATGAAGACCTTGAAACTGGCAAAATGAATCTGAAACCGGAGAGAAGTGATAATGTCAATTTGAGTTTCAGCTATAATCATCAGTTTGGCAAGCATGGATTGTATGCCGAGGCCGGTTTGATATATCGGGATACAAAAGATTATATAAAAAGAGGATTGGACGTATTTGGAGGAACAAGCTACGGATATTATGAGAACCACGGTCACGTAAGGACTAAAGGGTATAATTTGTCATTGCTTTATAGCTTCTCGCGTTGGTTTGATATAGGAGGAACATTCAATAATATCGATACTCGTGATTACGAAAAGTTTCTGGCGGGTTCCTCTTTGCAAGAAAGCATGCACTATAAAGTGCGTATGCCGAATCTGCCCTATCGTTATGCTAATATCCATGCAAATTTCTATTGGAATGACCTGTTTGTCAAAGGAAATGTATTGAGCATCGGCTATGATAGCTACTGGCAGCACGATTTTCCTCTTTACTGGGAGAATCTTGGAGATAAAGATTCAAAGAATATGGTGCCGGAACAGTTTTCTCATAATCTGTCTTTGTCCTACACCATGAAGAATGGACGTTATAATGTATCATTTGAATGTCGGAATTTCACCGATGCCCAACTGTTTGACAATTTTAGCCTGCAAAAAGCGGGGCGCGCATTCTATGGAAAGTTCAGAGTGTTTTTCGGTAAATAA